In Mercurialis annua linkage group LG6, ddMerAnnu1.2, whole genome shotgun sequence, the following are encoded in one genomic region:
- the LOC126687234 gene encoding outer envelope pore protein 24, chloroplastic-like, whose product MIRSAVAFRGNKGVTGTVTATAGDVRLRAVVGNAVLSGDASTFDVDDFSLSLEKPGSFIVDYDVPNQDVRFQFMNSVNVLEKLVNWTYSHSKNENRTVLDGTLAVDPLNKLYARYELGSRNCKLKYSYMHKGVTAFEPGYDFGKNSWDLAVSHRVNNDVIRVSYESLSKDLGVEWSWNSLLNKEGGVKILASLNLAEGLCMPKLSAESSLSFEM is encoded by the exons ATGATAAGAAGTGCAGTCGCCTTTAGAGGAAACAAAGGAGTCACGGGTACCGTCACCGCCACCGCCGGAGATGTCAGGCTCCGAGCAGTCGTGGGAAACGCCGTTCTCAGCGGCGACGCTTCCACATTCGACGTCGACGACTTCTCCCTTTCCCTCGAGAAACCCGGCTCCTTCATTGTCGATTACGATGTTCCCAATCAG GATGTGCGGTTTCAGTTTATGAACAGTGTAAATGTGTTGGAGAAGCTGGTGAATTGGACATATAGTCATTCAAAGAATGAAAATCGGACGGTTTTGGACGGGACTCTCGCTGTTGACCCACTTAATAAGTTATATGCTAGATATGAATTGGGTTCAAGAAACTGTAAGTTGAAGTATAGCTATATGCATAAGGGAGTTACAGCATTTGAGCCAGGCTATGATTTTGGGAAGAATTCTTGGGATTTGGCTGTTTCTCATAGAGTTAATAATGATGTTATTAGAGTTTCTTATGAGTCTCTGAGCAAGGACTTGGGCGTTGAGTGGTCTTGGAATTCCTTGCTAAACAAAGAGGGAGGTGTAAAG ATTTTGGCCTCTTTGAACCTAGCAGAGGGGCTATGCATGCCGAAACTGTCTGCTGAGAGCTCGTTGAGTTTTGAGATGTAG
- the LOC126687361 gene encoding LOW QUALITY PROTEIN: ultraviolet-B receptor UVR8 (The sequence of the model RefSeq protein was modified relative to this genomic sequence to represent the inferred CDS: substituted 4 bases at 4 genomic stop codons), which produces MSRKRDKPYFSRHDRVPFPKRRRPLPPHRHPAEDDDELDKPISKPQPPPAVVVMGLPSNCAVLDLKSRFEIYGEISRIRIDRDVGFISFRTKDAGEAAIAASLDSSFGITVDSKKVQVLWATDPLAQWKEGVEVRGNKDSGSSSKLLRAEIPLSRHGRGNKLASAIVNPRSSSSEAASSVLDVPFKGREIVAYDDILXHIWKASKNNIVMEEPKGKEEEERKQLQQVWSWGAGTDGQLGTGKLEDELLPQPLHLPFLGPISALSCGGAHVIALTSCTFFPLXLNLRSLFAAXLSNXITFSGGQVLTWGRGTSGQLGHANMLSCLLPKPLDFFHGSVITHVSAGWTHSGFVSDRGYVFTCGDGSFGQLGHADYTSHASPLQISYFAKRHVQQIACGMRHSLVLLNDCSGKQVYGFGSTKRGQLGITNNDKLKSISIPELTCGFEDIEMNSIYANGDHSAALSADGHLYTWGRGFPGTRDVFSPQRLVSSLQFIKVALGWNHALALTVDGEVFILGGDRHGALGDLEKISRAKHLTESAHVVLVRVSSLDGVKVVDIAAGSEHSALLTVDGAVRTWGWGEHGQLGLGNTKDQTNPLSVCLGCEAEKKDFVLKVYCGSGFTFAVRSLSPSQN; this is translated from the exons ATGAGCCGAAAGAGAGACAAACCCTACTTCTCGCGCCACGACCGCGTTCCCTTTCCAAAACGACGTCGTCCGCTGCCTCCTCATCGTCATCCAGCCGAAGACGACGATGAACTGGACAAGCCGATAAGTAAGCCGCAGCCGCCACCGGCAGTGGTGGTGATGGGATTGCCGTCGAATTGCGCTGTTCTTGACCTGAAATCAAGATTCGAGATTTACGGTGAAATCTCTCGCATACGCATTGACCGTGATGTAGGGTTTATCAGTTTCCGTACTAAGGACGCCGGCGAAGCTGCTATTGCTGCTTCTCTGGATTCCTCCTTTGGCATCACTGTTGATTCCAAAAAG GTACAAGTGCTATGGGCGACGGATCCACTTGCGCAGTGGAAGGAAGGAGTTGAAGTAAGAGGTAACAAGGATAGTGGGTCATCCTCCAAACTGTTGCGAGCTGAGATACCTTTAAGTAGACATGGTAGAGGTAATAAGCTTGCTTCAGCTATTGTGAACCCAAGAAGTAGTAGTAGTGAGGCCGCTTCATCTGTGTTAGACGTGCCTTTCAAAGGGAGGGAGATTGTTGCTTATGATGATATCCTTTAGCACATT TGGAAGGCTTCGAAAAATAATATAGTAATGGAAGAACCAAaagggaaagaagaagaagaaagaaaacaGCTACAACAAGTGTGGAGTTGGGGAGCTGGAACAGATGGGCAGTTGGGCACCGGAAAGCTTGAGGACGAGCTTCTTCCTCAGCCTCTTCACCTTCCTTTTCTTGGACCCATCTCCGCCCTTTCCTGCGGCGGTGCTCACGTTATTGCCTTGACTTCTTGTACGTTCTTCCCACTTTAACTGAATCTCCGATCTCTTTTTGCTGCTTAACTTTCGAATTAGATCACTTTTTCAGGTGGTCAAGTGTTGACATGGGGCAGAGGCACATCTGGTCAACTTGGCCATGCAAATATGCTCTCTTGTTTACTTCCAAAGCCTCTAGATTTCTTCCATGGCTCTGTTATTACCCATGTCTCTGCTGGTTGGACCCATTCTGGgtttgtttcagacagaggttatGTTTTTACTTGTGGAGATGGTTCATTTGGTCAGCTTGGGCATGCTGATTATACCTCCCATGCTTCTCCTCTTCAAATCTCGTACTTTGCTAAGAGGCATGTTCAGCAGATAGCATGTGGCATGCGCCATTCACTTGTCCTGTTAAATG ATTGTTCAGGAAAACAAGTGTATGGTTTTGGTTCTACAAAGCGTGGTCAATTGGGTATCACCAATAATGATAAACTGAAGTCTATTAGTATTCCTGAGCTTACGTGTGGATTTGAAGACATTGAAATGAATAGTATTTATGCAAATGGAGATCATAGTGCTGCATTATCTG CTGATGGTCATCTGTACACTTGGGGAAGAGGTTTTCCTGGCACTCGTGATGTTTTTAGTCCTCAGCGTTTGGTTTCATCTTTGCAGTTCATTAAAGTTGCACTTGGATGGAATCATGCTCTAGCATTAACTG TTGATGGTGAAGTCTTTATCCTTGGTGGTGATCGTCACGGAGCACTCGGTGATCTTGAGAAAATAAGCCGCGCAAAGCATTTAACTG AATCAGCACATGTCGTTTTGGTTAGAGTCTCAAGTCTTGACGGGGTGAAAGTTGTGGACATCGCAGCAGGTTCTGAGCATTCTGCTTTATTAACAG TGGATGGAGCAGTAAGGACGTGGGGATGGGGTGAACACGGTCAACTTGGCTTGGGGAACACAAAAGACCAAACCAATCCTCTATCTGTCTGCTTAGGCTGCGAAGCTGAGAAGAAAGATTTCGTCTTGAAAGTTTACTGCGGCAGTGGGTTTACCTTTGCTGTGAGGTCACTCTCTCCCTCTCAAAACTGA
- the LOC126687233 gene encoding protein PTST homolog 2, chloroplastic, translated as MLSFTKVPIHFFVSPTNFSGLHHSLIPFNVFEVNPGNKKQKLMSLHFVDGKRDFCWSNFSGFVRRCRKDWETEGDFALEAEILEFMKNSAKPGAFPSKKDLVDAGRTDLVQAVLKQGGWIASGWDLDDEEKAVSYTDDYIRDQDFQDGVIQERALEGNAEKSHEVSSPNGSSYAPAASSSGRSLEAEAEDVSGIEGILNRLEKERNLNFGFGLNERGGSTHVQSDGIAHEFLAKSSKNVTLAGLDKDSGPASSRPNNGIINHSEDVLGYSRSQSNNDSFRHSLKPDSWRMWSNNRAGAAEMEFEADEFVSRGTRAGDEIDALEKEIVEKREGVTASLSRSNENTSKERVKFNEIRSRLQHLESELSSVLDSLKSKTGEDASPKVQEGSSDELVQLSDAWEFQEDEIMKAQDRLRSIRAKLAILEGKMTLAIIESQKIVEEKQKRADGAQRALQLLRTACIVWTNSASEVLLAGSFDGWTTKRKMQKSDVGIFSLCMKLYPGKYEIKFIVDGEWKVDPLRPVVCSDGYENNILIIT; from the exons ATGCTTTCCTTTACTAAGGTTCCAATTCATTTCTTTGTTTCGCCTACAAATTTCTCTGGATTGCACCATTCTTTAATACCCTTCAATGTTTTTGAGGTTAATCCGGGAAACAAGAAGCAAAAGCTTATGTCTTTGCACTTTGTTGATGGTAAAAGGGATTTTTGCTGGAGTAATTTTAGTGGGTTTGTTAGGAGGTGTAGAAAAGATTGGGAAACTGAAGGTGATTTTGCATTGGAAGCTGAGATTTTGGAGTTTATGAAGAATTCTGCGAAACCTGGAGCATTTCCAAGCAAGAAGGATTTAGTTGATGCTGGAAGGACTGATCTTGTTCAGGCTGTTTTGAAGCAAGGAGGCTGGATTGCTTCTGGTTGGGACTTGGATGATGAGGAAAAGGCGGTTTCATATACCGATGATTATATAAGAGATCAAGACTTCCAGGATGGTGTTATTCAGGAAAGGGCTTTAGAGGGCAATGCAGAGAAAAGTCATGAAGTTTCATCCCCTAATGGTTCTTCGTATGCTCCAGCTGCTTCCTCGTCTGGTAGATCACT AGAAGCAGAAGCTGAGGATGTTTCTGGAATTGAGGGTATACTGAATCGGTTGGAGAAAGAAAGGAATTTGAATTTtgggtttggtttaaatgagaGAGGAGGCAGTACTCATGTACAAAGTGATGGGATTGCACATGAATTTTTGGCTAAAAGCTCAAAGAATGTG ACACTTGCTGGCCTAGATAAAGACAGTGGACCTGCATCATCAAGGCCCAACAATGGTATAATCAATCATTCAGAGGACGTGCTTGGTTACAGCAGGTCTCAATCAAATAACGATAGTTTCAGACATTCACTTAAGCCAGATTCTTGGAGAATGTGGAGCAATAACAGGGCCGGGGCTGCGGAAATGGAGTTTGAAG CTGATGAATTCGTCAGTCGCGGAACTAGAGCAGGAGATGAGATTGATGCCTTAGAAAAAGAAATAGTAGAAAAAAGGGAAGGTGTTACTGCATCTTTAAGCAGAAGCAACGAAAACACTTCTAAGGAAAGAGTTAAATTCAATGAAATACGGAGTCGTCTTCAGCACCTGGAGTCCGAACTATCCTCTGTACTGGACTCATTAAAATCAAAGACTGGTGAAGATGCATCACCAAAA GTGCAGGAAGGCTCTTCTGATGAATTAGTCCAGCTTTCTGATGCTTGGGAGTTCCAAGAAGATGAGATCATGAAAGCTCAGGATAGGTTACGTTCAATACGAGCAAAGTTAGCTATATTGGAAGGGAAAATGACACTTGCAATAAT TGAATCGCAGAAGATAGTGGAGGAAAAACAGAAACGGGCTGATGGTGCCCAGCGTGCTTTACAACTTCTTCGCACTGCATGCATAGTTTGGACCAATTCAGCATCAGAAGTGCTCTTAGCTGGATCTTTTGATGGATGGACAACCAAG AGAAAGATGCAGAAGTCGGATGTCGGCATTTTCTCCTTGTGCATGAAACTGTATCCAGGCAAATACGAG ATTAAGTTCATTGTTGATGGCGAGTGGAAGGTGGATCCCCTCCGCCCAGTTGTTTGCAGTGATGGATACGAGAATAATATACTCATAATCACATAA